gggagggggttgaGGGGGTGAAGCAAAACGAGACGATGGTCGGCAAACGCTGGCCGCGACGACAGGAGCAAAAAGCGGTAGCCGCCGCACCGCACGGGAAGACtaccgcctctccctcttctcctccctcttatCGACAGACACGAGCCTCGATAGAGCGTAAGGGGGGTCTTTCCAGTCCTCTCGCGAAGGAGCAAGAAGACACGGGAGAGTCAACACGCCCGAGGAGATCAGATGGAAAGGAGTAAAGGAAGGCGGCAAGACGTCGCTCTGTTGCCTGCCCTCGGTGCCctgcgccctcccccctctctgtcgctCACACAAAATGTGCCACGcaggctctctctctctgtgccctATAGGCaacgagaaggggaggaggaggaggagggggtggggagggtgCATGGCACCGagggcaggagggggggcacCGTACACCATGCAAAAGGTGCGTCTGGTGCGCCTCAGCCGCAGCTCACGCGTAGGCGCACCAGACGCACCGACAGAGTGGGGGGTTTCTTCTCtaatgggggagggggtggcaaaacaaagaggaacAAACCGCAACCAGAAGTGCGAGCAAACGTCGCACAGGCAAAGataaaaagagaagaggggcgcccccccccccccaaatgAGGCCGCCCTGAAAGAGCGGGTGGGAggcacaaaggagagggcggcgggGTCATTTTGGGTGTCCGCGAaaggtgggtgggtggagaaggagtggataaaagggggaggggggcgaggtTAGGTGGAGTTCACGTGGATGGGgacagagacacagagaaagcggcacccacacacagtcaccgaggggcagagagaggaaagcacaagcaaagaaagatgaaagaaagagggagggggagagggagaggaggaaaactAGCGCGATGTgtacgcgcgcgtgtgtgtgtgcctccttGTGCAGCTCTGCGTCGGGATTGGTGAGAggacagaggagggagagagagggaggcgctcGCTTGAGCTCACACATAAATCCTAGGAGATGGCGCAACAAATCGCACGCCATCCAAGAGAAATAAAAGCGACACCTCCCGGGGCCCAAATACAAGAGAATAGGGAATAGAGAGTCAGAGGAGCACAGGGCGGCAGGCGCGTCACCCTTCTCTACAATTGGGAAGCCGCTTCGGCCACCGCAGTAACGTCTCTCACCAACATCTCGTGCGAACTCATCTCGCTGTAGCTGAGAATCGTGATGACCTCCGGCAGGATGTCGGCGATGGGGCTCTTGGCGGCCTTCGCCTTGCGCATCACGTCCATCGCATCCTCCTTTGGCCAGAGCACGCCTTTGTAGGCGTTTGCCGGCAGCTCGGGAACTTCCGGCTTCATAGCCAGGTATGCCTCCGCCAGGGCGTTCGGATCGGGGCCACTGCGGGTGTGCGCCCACGCGACGACGTTGCCCTCCATGTCCTTTACAACAACAACCTTCTTGTCTGCGGGCGTTTTGGTGGCAACGCATACGTCGACGATGCTGGCGCGGTGAGGCTCCTTCTTCACGATCGCCGAGACATTAAAGGAGGCGCAGACGCACTGCTTCCACCAGTACGGCACGGCACCGCCATCCATTCCCGCCGTCTTTGACTTGTTGTACCGCGCATCGCTTTTCAGGGCTTTCTGCAGCCGCTTTTCCTCCACCATGAGCGCCCCTAGAAGCGCGCAGTCGCTCGTCGGGTCCTGCAACTGAGCCATGACGACTGGCACAATGTTCAGCTTCGGCTGCAGAGACAGGAGCGTCTTCAGCTTTTCCTTGATCTCCGCCTCCGTCTGCCTCGTTGCTGCGGCCACGTCGTTCTTCTGCTGTACGATTTCCTCCTTGTGCTGCCTTTTCTGTTCCTCTATCTTTTCTCTATTTGCCTTGTTCGATTCCTGCTCCTTTAGCTTCATCTCTGTCTCCCTGCGCCTGTGGGAGATCTGAAGAAACTCGAacgcctcctgctgcacaaTCGATTCGTACGCTGCCTGCGCCTGCAGAACCGCCTGGCTCATCAGCTGGGCGGTGGGCAGTAGCCTGAGCATCGCGGCCTCCTCACGGCGGCGAATAACGTCCTTCAGGTATTTGGATACGTCGGGCGGGAAAGTAGTGTAGTCCGGCGCCACGGTGATCACCTGCGGCATGAATGCCTTGGAGCCGGCGTTTCCACCGGTGCGGCGAGCGCCTCCCCACGAAGCCGTCGCACGGGGCATTGACACAGACAGAGTTCGGGTGACATGACTGGCAGCCCGAGCCACAGGCACCGACGGCGGGCGGCCGAGGTCTGCAGCCGGGACCGAGGTGGCAGCGTTGCCAATGCTTGACCACACATCAGCTTCGCTAGCGTGCGCCTgggaagcggcggcgccaccagtGGTGCTGCCTGCACTCGACCAGGTTTGCAAGCTGCTCAGGGGGAGATTGGGCACCGCCGGGATGGACTTCGTTGCGCCGTTGCTGTTTGTCGACGTCATGCATGGCTGCGAGGCGTCGATTAAATTTGTCTGGCTGGTAAAACGAGAGCCGTTCTTCGACAGAGCAGTGCCGTTGCGGATGTTGCGCTCATTGTGGCTGCACGAGCTGGTCGGCGAGTTGGACCCGCTGTTGATCATGATGCCGGGGCTCTGCTCACGGGACAACATGGCAGCGCTTGAATGAGAGAACCGTGAAAAAGGCGTAAGCGGAGAGAAGTTCAGAGAAACGTGTGGACGGCGACTGCCTGCGTGTGAGCACAGGTTTGCGAGAAGCGATGTGGAGAGGCCTCGGAGGGGAGAGTGGGGCGGATTGTGTAATGAGGTAAGTACAGAGAAGCAAATCAGAAAGATAACGGCAGCGTGCAcgacgggggagggggagggggagtgaagGAAACAAAATGGCAGTGAACACAGACAGCAACTTCCGACCGACGAAGCAGTAGGAGGTCTCAGCGTATGTGTCTGTGAGTGCGGAGGATCCACGAGATACAAGGAGTCCCCCATAAAAGAACAACAAC
This genomic interval from Leishmania panamensis strain MHOM/PA/94/PSC-1 chromosome 16 sequence contains the following:
- a CDS encoding hypothetical protein (TriTrypDB/GeneDB-style sysID: LpmP.16.1390), giving the protein MPRATASWGGARRTGGNAGSKAFMPQVITVAPDYTTFPPDVSKYLKDVIRRREEAAMLRLLPTAQLMSQAVLQAQAAYESIVQQEAFEFLQISHRRRETEMKLKEQESNKANREKIEEQKRQHKEEIVQQKNDVAAATRQTEAEIKEKLKTLLSLQPKLNIVPVVMAQLQDPTSDCALLGALMVEEKRLQKALKSDARYNKSKTAGMDGGAVPYWWKQCVCASFNVSAIVKKEPHRASIVDVCVATKTPADKKVVVVKDMEGNVVAWAHTRSGPDPNALAEAYLAMKPEVPELPANAYKGVLWPKEDAMDVMRKAKAAKSPIADILPEVITILSYSEMSSHEMLVRDVTAVAEAASQL